One part of the Spiribacter salinus M19-40 genome encodes these proteins:
- a CDS encoding membrane dipeptidase: MTDRLRIDGLQYGRWSRAIFEEMRAARLDAVHVTAAYWENARELMANIGAWHRRFEAHADLIMPVRTAADIDHAKASGRTGIILGLQNCSPIEDAVDLISVFKQLDVHIMQISYNNQSLMSCGYLENDDAGLSRFGREAIREMNRVGMVVDTSHTAERSTLEAIEYSARPTVVSHANPQSARATLRNKSERVMRAVAESNGLMGFSCYPFHLPEGSDTPLEQFTEMVARAVDVMGVEHLAIGTDLCQDQPVEVLTWMRNGNWARVMDYGEGSADQPDWPRPLSWLGGARDFPNIEKGLEARGFDPTEVDALIGGNWRRFLGEALKPKGVGENE; this comes from the coding sequence GTGACCGATCGCCTGCGCATCGATGGTTTGCAGTACGGCCGCTGGAGCCGCGCGATCTTTGAGGAGATGCGGGCGGCCCGGCTGGATGCCGTCCACGTTACTGCCGCTTACTGGGAGAATGCCCGCGAGCTCATGGCCAACATCGGGGCGTGGCACCGGCGCTTTGAAGCGCATGCCGACCTCATCATGCCGGTCCGAACCGCCGCGGATATTGATCATGCCAAGGCCTCCGGGCGGACCGGGATCATCCTTGGCCTGCAGAACTGCTCGCCCATCGAGGATGCGGTCGATCTCATATCGGTCTTCAAGCAGCTCGATGTTCACATCATGCAGATCTCATACAACAACCAGTCGCTGATGAGCTGCGGCTATCTGGAGAACGACGACGCCGGGCTGAGTCGTTTTGGCCGCGAGGCCATACGCGAGATGAATCGCGTGGGCATGGTCGTCGATACCTCCCACACGGCGGAGCGCTCGACGCTCGAGGCCATCGAGTACTCCGCACGCCCCACCGTGGTCTCCCACGCCAACCCGCAAAGCGCACGAGCCACGCTGCGTAACAAATCCGAGCGGGTAATGCGGGCAGTTGCCGAGAGCAACGGCCTCATGGGGTTTAGCTGTTATCCATTTCACCTGCCAGAAGGCTCGGATACCCCGCTCGAGCAATTCACCGAGATGGTGGCACGGGCCGTGGACGTGATGGGGGTCGAGCATCTGGCAATCGGCACGGATCTTTGTCAGGACCAGCCCGTCGAGGTCCTGACGTGGATGCGCAACGGAAACTGGGCGCGGGTCATGGACTATGGCGAGGGGTCGGCCGATCAGCCCGACTGGCCTCGGCCGCTGTCCTGGCTTGGGGGCGCACGGGACTTTCCGAATATTGAAAAGGGTCTTGAGGCCCGGGGATTCGATCCGACCGAGGTAGATGCCTTGATCGGGGGCAACTGGCGACGCTTCTTAGGAGAGGCACTAAAACCAAAGGGAGTGGGGGAGAATGAGTAA
- a CDS encoding GlxA family transcriptional regulator, whose translation MSEEQGPYRVAFLMVPGYSQLAFSSAIEPLRMANQLSDRTLYETLLVSLDGRPVSASNQVRTAVDAAAGSEPPVDLVIVCGGVDIEQQSSRELLGWLRRLARRHTALGAVCTGGFLLAQAGVMEGYRCTLHWEHISGIYETLQFPGTVFASELFVLDRDRYTSSGGVAPLDMMLNLITRQQGIELAEAISEEFLHERIREFSERQRVPLRVRLGTSQPKLVEVVTLMEANIHEPLSLDELAAHAATSRRQLERLFRRYLGCTPTRYYLELRLIRARQLLLQTDMPITDIAMACGFVSPPHFTKCYHDRHGHSPSAERRARRDRLSAGPPAITPAAGTDF comes from the coding sequence ATGTCCGAGGAGCAGGGGCCTTACCGCGTTGCCTTTCTGATGGTTCCCGGCTACTCACAGCTGGCGTTCTCCTCGGCGATCGAGCCGCTGCGGATGGCGAATCAGCTCAGTGATCGCACCCTCTACGAGACCCTACTGGTCTCGCTGGATGGCCGGCCGGTCAGTGCCAGCAATCAAGTGCGGACCGCGGTCGATGCCGCCGCTGGCAGCGAGCCACCGGTCGACCTGGTCATTGTGTGCGGCGGTGTGGATATCGAGCAGCAATCCAGCCGCGAGCTGCTGGGCTGGCTGCGGCGTTTAGCGCGTCGCCATACCGCCCTGGGAGCGGTTTGTACCGGCGGGTTTTTGCTGGCTCAGGCCGGCGTGATGGAAGGGTATCGCTGCACCCTGCACTGGGAGCATATTTCCGGGATCTACGAGACGCTGCAGTTTCCCGGCACCGTGTTCGCCTCAGAGTTGTTCGTGCTCGATCGGGATCGCTACACCTCGTCGGGTGGGGTGGCACCGCTCGATATGATGCTCAATCTCATCACGCGCCAACAAGGCATTGAGCTGGCCGAGGCCATCTCCGAGGAGTTTCTCCACGAGCGCATTCGTGAGTTCAGTGAGCGTCAGCGCGTGCCCTTGCGCGTGCGTCTGGGCACGAGCCAGCCCAAGCTGGTCGAAGTGGTCACGCTGATGGAGGCGAATATTCATGAGCCGCTGTCGCTGGATGAGCTCGCCGCGCATGCCGCCACCTCGCGCCGCCAGCTGGAGCGGTTGTTTCGGCGCTACCTGGGGTGTACGCCCACCCGGTATTACCTTGAGCTGCGCCTGATTCGGGCCCGGCAGCTGCTGCTGCAGACGGATATGCCGATTACGGATATCGCCATGGCGTGTGGATTTGTCTCGCCGCCTCATTTCACCAAGTGCTACCACGATCGCCATGGGCACTCCCCCAGTGCCGAGCGTCGTGCGCGCCGGGACAGGCTCAGCGCTGGGCCGCCCGCGATAACGCCGGCGGCCGGTACCGACTTTTAG
- a CDS encoding formate--tetrahydrofolate ligase, producing the protein MATPTAETMRPAPLPSDLEIARQADLKPISEVAARMGLGPGIVEPYGHHVGKIPLEAIESLATRPKGKYVVVSAITPTPLGEGKTTTSVGLAQGFHHIGRTATVALRQPSMGPTFGIKGGAAGGGWSQVVPMERINLHMTGDIHAVSAAHNLLAAMVDNHLYQGNAANLDPYQVAWRRVVDINDRGLRQIITGIGGKANGLPRETGFDITAASEVMAVLALADSLDDLRRRLGRVVVGWTPGGEPVTAEDIGCAGAMAVMLKEAMKPNLMQTLENTPVLVHAGPFGNIAHGNSSIVADRIGIHGGDFLVTEAGFGADMGAERFFNIKCRTSGMTPDAAVLVATVRGLKVHSGRHRVVAGKPLPESMLTENPEDVAIGAANLRKQIENMRMHGVPVVVAINAFPTDYASEHAVIAEVAESMGARVETCTHVKDGGAGAADLARAVEEAANEGSQFAPLYPADMPLSDKIECLATKVYGADGIDCSAQARRQLAAFTDNGYGHLPVCIAKTHLSLSSDPALHGAPTGWRMPVREARLSAGAGFVYALAGDMRTMPGLGSHPAAESIDLNEMGEIEGLF; encoded by the coding sequence ATGGCTACGCCAACCGCCGAGACGATGCGTCCCGCACCGCTGCCGAGTGATCTCGAGATCGCCCGGCAGGCTGACCTCAAACCCATTAGCGAAGTAGCAGCCCGCATGGGCCTTGGGCCAGGTATTGTCGAACCGTATGGCCACCATGTCGGCAAAATTCCCCTGGAAGCCATTGAGTCGCTTGCCACGCGGCCGAAGGGGAAATACGTCGTGGTCTCGGCCATTACGCCAACGCCGCTCGGCGAAGGAAAAACCACCACCTCGGTGGGCCTCGCTCAGGGCTTTCATCATATTGGCCGGACGGCGACGGTCGCGCTGCGCCAACCCTCCATGGGGCCCACATTTGGTATCAAAGGCGGTGCGGCGGGTGGCGGCTGGAGTCAGGTTGTTCCCATGGAGCGCATCAACCTGCACATGACCGGTGATATCCACGCGGTTTCGGCCGCTCATAACCTGCTCGCCGCCATGGTGGATAACCACCTCTATCAGGGCAATGCCGCCAACCTGGATCCCTACCAGGTTGCCTGGCGCCGAGTGGTCGATATCAACGACCGGGGGCTACGCCAGATCATCACGGGTATTGGCGGTAAGGCCAACGGCCTGCCACGGGAGACCGGCTTTGACATTACCGCCGCCTCAGAGGTGATGGCCGTACTGGCGCTGGCCGACTCGCTGGACGACCTCCGCCGGCGCCTCGGCCGGGTTGTGGTGGGCTGGACACCCGGTGGCGAACCCGTCACGGCCGAGGATATCGGCTGCGCTGGCGCCATGGCCGTGATGCTCAAGGAGGCCATGAAGCCCAATCTCATGCAGACGCTCGAGAACACGCCCGTGCTCGTACATGCCGGGCCCTTCGGCAACATTGCCCATGGCAACAGCTCCATCGTGGCAGATCGCATCGGCATCCACGGCGGTGACTTCCTGGTCACCGAGGCGGGCTTTGGCGCAGACATGGGCGCCGAGCGCTTTTTCAACATCAAATGCCGCACCTCGGGCATGACGCCGGATGCTGCCGTGCTGGTGGCGACCGTGCGCGGGCTCAAGGTGCACTCCGGCCGGCATCGGGTGGTCGCCGGCAAACCTTTGCCGGAGAGCATGCTCACCGAGAATCCCGAGGACGTTGCCATCGGCGCGGCCAATCTGCGCAAACAGATCGAGAACATGCGCATGCACGGGGTACCGGTCGTCGTGGCAATCAACGCCTTCCCCACGGACTACGCAAGCGAGCACGCCGTGATCGCCGAAGTGGCCGAGTCCATGGGCGCACGTGTTGAAACCTGCACGCACGTCAAGGATGGCGGTGCAGGCGCGGCCGATCTGGCCCGTGCCGTGGAAGAGGCCGCCAACGAAGGCAGCCAGTTTGCGCCGCTCTACCCGGCGGACATGCCGCTATCCGATAAGATCGAATGCTTGGCAACGAAGGTCTATGGCGCGGATGGCATCGACTGCTCCGCCCAGGCCCGTCGTCAACTCGCCGCATTTACCGACAATGGCTATGGCCATTTGCCGGTATGCATCGCAAAGACCCATCTCTCGCTGTCCTCCGACCCGGCGCTTCACGGTGCGCCGACCGGCTGGCGGATGCCGGTTCGGGAGGCACGGCTCTCCGCTGGCGCGGGCTTTGTCTACGCCCTGGCCGGTGACATGCGCACCATGCCCGGGCTTGGATCGCATCCAGCAGCCGAGTCGATTGACCTCAACGAAATGGGTGAAATCGAAGGCCTCTTCTGA
- a CDS encoding NADH-ubiquinone oxidoreductase-F iron-sulfur binding region domain-containing protein has translation MRLLTELASIQAQEGALDDETLRAFAERHHVPLYQLEGLRSFYPVFREVPGARHRVQICRDGPCRLKGETRAQALAAALDERADVDVETVSCIGQCDCAPALAVDDHHHGPLPDVETLTTWLEGSGALPSRPTGLTTPLPTDPYADADAHYGASRHWLTQPPETVIDAIETAGLQGLGGAAFPTARKWRFTRQAEGNPRTVICNADESEPGTFKDRLLLEQAPHLVIEGMLMGAAVIEADHGIIYLRHEYETGRRALETALEAARARGILGPDARGPGLAFDIELFVSPGGYILGEETALLEALEGRRGEPRHKPPFPVTAGLHGGPTLINNVETLAAVSSILAHGPDWWLAQGRGDYAGLKYVSVSGDVAEPQVLCLPWGTTVAEAINQCGGMAEGRSLMAFSPGGASTPFLPAAAAETPMAFETLREAGSGLGTGALFIVGTGRNLAEVVIAQARFFRNESCGKCVPCRTGSTKGVAMATEAARQSGADITPALQQLHQTLMRTSICGLGQVALLPILDALERFPDEPSLQALRGAES, from the coding sequence ATGCGGCTGCTGACGGAACTGGCGTCCATTCAGGCGCAGGAAGGTGCGCTGGACGATGAGACGCTCCGGGCCTTTGCCGAGCGACATCATGTCCCGCTCTACCAGCTTGAGGGCCTGCGGAGTTTCTACCCGGTCTTCCGCGAAGTCCCGGGTGCGCGCCATCGGGTGCAGATCTGCCGCGATGGCCCATGCCGGCTAAAGGGCGAAACTCGGGCCCAAGCGCTTGCCGCGGCACTGGACGAGCGTGCGGACGTCGACGTGGAGACCGTCTCGTGTATCGGTCAGTGCGACTGCGCGCCCGCGCTCGCCGTTGACGATCATCACCACGGGCCGCTGCCCGATGTGGAGACGCTGACCACCTGGCTCGAGGGGAGCGGTGCCCTGCCCAGCCGGCCCACGGGTCTGACCACGCCACTGCCAACCGATCCCTATGCCGACGCCGACGCACACTACGGGGCGAGCCGTCATTGGCTGACCCAGCCCCCGGAAACCGTGATTGACGCGATTGAGACCGCTGGCTTGCAGGGCCTGGGTGGGGCCGCCTTCCCGACGGCGCGAAAATGGCGCTTCACCCGGCAAGCTGAGGGCAACCCGCGTACCGTCATCTGCAACGCCGACGAAAGCGAGCCCGGCACGTTCAAAGACCGGCTGTTGCTCGAGCAGGCGCCGCATCTGGTGATCGAGGGCATGCTCATGGGCGCGGCCGTTATCGAGGCCGATCACGGCATCATTTATTTGCGCCATGAGTACGAGACGGGGCGGCGTGCGCTGGAAACGGCGCTTGAGGCCGCCCGCGCACGCGGTATTCTCGGCCCCGACGCCCGCGGACCCGGCCTGGCATTTGATATTGAGCTGTTTGTCTCCCCTGGGGGTTACATCCTTGGCGAGGAAACAGCACTGCTCGAAGCCCTTGAGGGCCGGCGCGGCGAGCCGCGCCACAAGCCGCCCTTTCCGGTCACAGCGGGCCTGCATGGCGGCCCGACACTGATCAACAACGTCGAGACCCTGGCGGCCGTCAGCAGTATCCTGGCCCATGGGCCGGACTGGTGGCTGGCCCAGGGTCGCGGCGACTATGCCGGGCTGAAATATGTCAGCGTCTCCGGCGATGTCGCCGAACCCCAGGTGCTCTGCCTGCCTTGGGGAACGACCGTTGCCGAGGCCATTAACCAGTGCGGTGGCATGGCAGAGGGGCGCTCGCTAATGGCCTTCTCGCCAGGCGGCGCCTCAACACCCTTCCTGCCGGCAGCGGCCGCCGAAACGCCCATGGCCTTCGAGACATTGCGGGAGGCCGGCAGCGGGCTGGGCACTGGCGCGCTGTTTATTGTGGGGACGGGCCGCAACCTGGCCGAGGTGGTGATTGCTCAGGCGCGCTTCTTTCGCAACGAGTCCTGTGGCAAATGCGTGCCGTGTCGAACAGGATCCACCAAGGGCGTGGCGATGGCGACGGAAGCGGCCCGCCAAAGTGGCGCAGACATCACCCCGGCGCTCCAGCAGTTACACCAGACACTGATGCGCACCTCCATTTGCGGCCTGGGACAGGTCGCCCTGCTGCCCATCCTGGACGCGCTCGAACGCTTCCCCGACGAGCCCTCACTGCAGGCCCTGCGAGGCGCTGAATCATGA
- a CDS encoding LysR family transcriptional regulator produces MALKIQQLRYFLLVADTHSYQAAAELCARSQPAVSLAIRDLEAQLGQPLFERGRKAALTPFGRDHYPRIKALVDHHERVSRDLLDHAHRRTGQVALASIPSYAGRTLPTVLAGFANAYPDIEVSVEDGTATHVQQRVLSRRVDFGIATDTGLDVDLVFEHLTEDRMGLVCPADHPLADARASCSWEALAPYTLITNGTFRQVSDPAARAILDSARFHVPNIVSLLAMVRGGLGVTLLPELALFEAGDDLVFRPMRGERPTRDIGLISLRRETPRPAASALMAAIRAQAEPRRS; encoded by the coding sequence ATGGCCCTGAAAATCCAGCAGCTCCGATATTTCCTTCTGGTAGCGGACACCCACAGTTATCAGGCCGCCGCCGAGCTGTGCGCTCGAAGCCAGCCAGCGGTTTCATTGGCCATTCGCGACCTTGAGGCGCAACTGGGGCAGCCGCTGTTCGAGCGCGGGCGCAAGGCGGCATTGACGCCTTTCGGGCGGGATCATTACCCGCGTATCAAAGCGCTGGTCGACCACCATGAACGGGTCAGTCGGGATTTGCTGGACCACGCCCACCGGCGCACCGGTCAGGTCGCCCTGGCCTCCATTCCCTCCTATGCCGGGCGAACGCTGCCGACAGTGCTGGCCGGCTTTGCCAATGCCTATCCCGACATTGAGGTGTCGGTCGAAGACGGAACAGCGACCCATGTCCAGCAGCGGGTGCTGAGTCGGCGCGTGGATTTCGGGATTGCGACGGATACCGGTTTGGACGTCGATCTGGTCTTTGAGCACCTCACCGAGGATCGGATGGGATTGGTGTGCCCAGCGGATCATCCATTGGCCGACGCGAGGGCTTCCTGTTCCTGGGAGGCGCTTGCGCCCTACACCCTCATCACCAACGGGACATTTCGTCAGGTCAGTGACCCGGCGGCTCGGGCCATCCTGGATTCCGCCCGCTTCCATGTGCCGAACATCGTCTCGTTGCTGGCCATGGTGCGCGGGGGGTTAGGGGTGACCCTGCTGCCGGAGCTGGCCCTCTTTGAAGCCGGTGATGACCTGGTTTTTCGGCCCATGCGTGGCGAGCGCCCGACACGCGATATCGGGCTAATCAGCTTGCGGCGTGAGACACCCCGGCCGGCGGCGTCTGCGTTGATGGCGGCGATAAGGGCACAAGCCGAACCGCGCAGATCTTGA
- the fdhF gene encoding formate dehydrogenase subunit alpha, which translates to MKTFNEAHPPAALNKVRDVPTLCPYCGVGCALHYGVDEAGVIQYARGRNGASNAGRLCVKGRYGFDYAGHPQRLTRPLIRRDSAYPRGPLSGFSRQNSSGPRKPGGIVDYDEVLPHFREASWEEALDRVAAGLGGIRDTHGPDALAGFGSAKGSNEEAYLFQKFIRAVLGTNNVDHCTRLCHASSVYALIEGIGSGAVTNVVRDIENAEVAVIAGCNPTANHPVAATFMKQAASAGTDLLAVNVRRPGIADYCRQYCQIKPGADVAFYNAVMQVIIAEGLHDRTFIDARTGGFEALQAAVAHYTPAVAEPLTGIPASEIIAFARRLGQARSAMFFWGMGISQHVFGTDNARCLIALALLTGNIGRPGTGLHPLRGQNNVQGASDAGLIPMYYPGYQSVADPEVQRRFEALWGVDLPNKPGLTTAEITHAALDGDIRGLYCMGENPFLSDPDMNRVREALASLDFLVVQDLFITETAEFADVILPASAFMEKRGTFTNTDRRVQIGRPVREPPGEARQDWHILRDLAQRLGHDWGYADESAVFDEFVETAPPYANLTYERLGEQGRWYPCPSADSEGERVLFSEVFPIGRARFVPAELGVAPDLPDDDYPLVLNTGRQLEHWHTGVMTRRSRALDAIAPEARVEVHPDDAARLGISEGQWTQIASRRGDVQVQAHLTRDVATGTLFLPMHFREAAANLLTSPELDPFGKIPEFKICAVRLVPLSPPSTQTPPAGVSHAAS; encoded by the coding sequence ATGAAGACGTTCAACGAGGCCCATCCACCGGCCGCTCTCAACAAGGTGCGCGATGTACCCACGCTCTGCCCGTATTGTGGTGTGGGCTGTGCCCTGCACTACGGCGTGGACGAAGCGGGCGTCATTCAGTATGCCCGCGGTCGCAACGGCGCATCCAATGCCGGGCGGTTGTGTGTCAAAGGCCGATACGGATTTGATTACGCCGGCCACCCGCAACGCCTCACCCGGCCACTCATACGCCGCGACAGCGCCTATCCGCGTGGGCCCCTCTCGGGCTTTAGCCGGCAGAACAGTAGCGGCCCGCGCAAACCCGGCGGCATTGTCGACTATGACGAGGTGCTCCCCCATTTTCGTGAGGCGAGCTGGGAAGAGGCGCTGGACCGCGTCGCCGCCGGCCTCGGCGGCATTCGGGACACCCATGGCCCGGATGCCCTGGCGGGTTTCGGTTCAGCCAAGGGCTCTAATGAAGAGGCCTACCTATTTCAGAAATTCATTCGCGCCGTGCTGGGCACCAATAACGTCGATCACTGCACGCGCCTTTGCCATGCCTCGTCCGTCTATGCGCTGATCGAGGGGATTGGCTCTGGCGCGGTGACCAATGTCGTGCGCGATATCGAAAATGCCGAGGTTGCCGTTATTGCCGGCTGTAACCCCACCGCCAATCACCCTGTGGCCGCCACGTTCATGAAACAGGCCGCCAGCGCGGGCACCGATCTGTTGGCGGTCAACGTCCGCCGGCCCGGCATTGCCGATTACTGCCGCCAGTACTGCCAGATCAAACCTGGGGCTGATGTCGCGTTCTACAACGCCGTGATGCAGGTGATCATCGCTGAAGGCCTGCATGACCGGACGTTTATCGACGCACGCACCGGGGGCTTCGAAGCCCTGCAGGCGGCCGTTGCACATTACACGCCCGCCGTCGCCGAACCGCTCACGGGCATACCCGCCAGTGAGATCATCGCCTTCGCCCGGCGTCTGGGCCAGGCGCGATCGGCCATGTTCTTCTGGGGCATGGGGATCAGCCAGCATGTGTTTGGCACCGACAACGCCCGCTGCCTGATTGCACTGGCCCTGCTGACCGGCAATATCGGCCGCCCCGGCACGGGACTCCATCCGCTGCGCGGTCAGAACAACGTGCAGGGCGCTTCGGATGCCGGACTGATCCCGATGTACTACCCGGGCTACCAATCCGTGGCGGACCCGGAGGTTCAGCGTCGTTTCGAGGCCCTCTGGGGTGTCGATCTGCCCAACAAACCCGGGCTGACCACGGCCGAGATTACCCATGCCGCGCTGGATGGAGATATCCGGGGGCTCTATTGCATGGGCGAGAACCCGTTTCTTTCTGATCCGGACATGAATCGCGTGCGCGAAGCGCTGGCGAGCCTGGATTTTCTGGTGGTCCAGGACCTGTTCATCACCGAAACCGCCGAGTTTGCCGACGTGATCCTGCCGGCCTCCGCTTTTATGGAAAAGCGTGGCACGTTCACCAACACCGACCGACGGGTGCAAATCGGCCGGCCCGTGCGCGAGCCGCCTGGAGAGGCCCGCCAGGACTGGCATATCCTGCGTGATCTGGCACAGCGCCTCGGCCATGACTGGGGCTATGCCGATGAATCAGCGGTGTTTGACGAGTTTGTGGAAACCGCGCCGCCCTACGCCAATCTCACCTATGAGCGCCTCGGCGAGCAGGGCCGCTGGTATCCCTGCCCATCGGCGGACTCCGAGGGCGAGCGTGTCCTGTTCAGCGAGGTCTTCCCCATTGGACGTGCTCGGTTTGTGCCGGCCGAACTGGGGGTGGCGCCTGATTTGCCGGACGACGATTACCCACTTGTACTGAACACCGGCCGCCAGCTCGAACACTGGCACACCGGCGTGATGACGCGACGCTCGCGGGCGCTGGATGCCATTGCGCCGGAGGCGCGGGTCGAGGTGCACCCGGACGACGCCGCGCGCCTCGGCATCAGCGAAGGCCAATGGACACAGATCGCATCCCGTCGGGGCGATGTCCAAGTCCAGGCCCACCTGACTCGGGATGTCGCCACCGGCACGCTCTTTTTGCCCATGCACTTCCGTGAGGCCGCTGCGAATCTCCTGACCAGTCCCGAGCTGGACCCGTTCGGCAAGATCCCGGAGTTCAAGATCTGCGCGGTTCGGCTTGTGCCCTTATCGCCGCCATCAACGCAGACGCCGCCGGCCGGGGTGTCTCACGCCGCAAGCTGA
- a CDS encoding aldehyde dehydrogenase family protein, protein MGDSVYSNYIAGEWQAGVRTIDNRNPSDLSDSLGQFAQADAAQTREAIAAARAAQPEWAAVGLEARYNALLAIGTELMDRAEPLGRELSREEGKPLAEGKGEVYRAGQFFHYYAAEVHRQIGDVTDSVRPGIEVMAQREPAGVVGVISPWNFPLATAAWKIAPALAFGNAVIWKPANLVPASAWHFAEIVSRQNLPAGTFNLVMGAGREVGDTLVSAPELDAITFTGSVETGRQVGLRAMENLTRVQMEMGSKNPLVVLDDADLETAVQCAFAGGFSGTGQKCTASSRLIVTDAIHDRFVEALCKRLASARVGHALEPGTEIGPVVDERQLNQDLDWIQKAKDEGATLAVGGERVSAPTEGYFLQPTLFTDTHNAMTINQEEMFGPMACVIRVKDAEEALHVANDTRFGLTAGVITESLSAANTFRRQARFGCTMVNLPTAGTDYHVPFGGRGESSFGPREQGQYAREFYTRVKTSYVRLGEG, encoded by the coding sequence ATGGGCGATTCGGTGTATAGCAACTACATCGCCGGCGAATGGCAGGCCGGTGTACGCACGATCGATAATCGCAATCCATCGGATCTGAGCGACAGCCTCGGGCAATTCGCCCAGGCGGACGCCGCGCAGACGCGCGAGGCCATTGCCGCCGCCCGCGCCGCACAGCCTGAGTGGGCCGCTGTCGGGCTTGAGGCCCGCTATAACGCGCTGCTCGCCATTGGCACCGAGCTTATGGACCGTGCCGAGCCATTGGGCCGCGAACTCTCTCGTGAAGAGGGCAAACCCCTCGCCGAGGGCAAAGGCGAGGTCTATCGCGCCGGGCAATTCTTCCACTATTACGCGGCTGAAGTGCATCGTCAGATCGGTGATGTCACCGACTCGGTCCGCCCCGGAATCGAAGTGATGGCCCAGCGTGAGCCGGCGGGCGTTGTGGGTGTTATTTCCCCCTGGAACTTTCCGCTGGCGACGGCTGCGTGGAAGATCGCGCCAGCGCTTGCCTTTGGCAATGCCGTGATCTGGAAGCCCGCTAACCTCGTGCCCGCCAGCGCCTGGCATTTCGCTGAAATCGTCTCGCGTCAGAACCTGCCCGCCGGGACCTTTAACCTGGTCATGGGCGCCGGACGGGAGGTGGGCGATACCCTCGTCAGCGCGCCGGAACTGGATGCCATCACCTTTACGGGCTCGGTTGAAACCGGTCGTCAGGTGGGCCTGCGCGCCATGGAAAATCTCACCCGCGTGCAAATGGAAATGGGCTCCAAAAATCCCCTGGTGGTCCTGGATGACGCCGATCTCGAGACCGCGGTGCAATGCGCATTTGCTGGCGGCTTCTCCGGCACGGGCCAGAAATGCACGGCCTCATCCCGACTCATCGTGACCGATGCCATCCATGATCGCTTCGTCGAGGCGCTCTGCAAGCGTTTGGCATCGGCGCGCGTCGGCCATGCCCTTGAGCCTGGCACGGAGATCGGGCCCGTCGTTGACGAGCGCCAGCTCAACCAGGATCTCGACTGGATTCAAAAGGCAAAGGATGAGGGGGCCACCCTGGCCGTGGGGGGTGAGCGCGTCAGCGCACCCACCGAGGGCTATTTCCTGCAGCCCACGCTGTTCACCGACACGCACAACGCCATGACGATCAACCAGGAAGAGATGTTCGGACCGATGGCATGCGTGATTCGCGTAAAAGACGCCGAAGAGGCGCTCCACGTCGCCAATGACACCCGTTTCGGGCTGACCGCCGGGGTGATCACCGAATCCCTCAGCGCGGCCAACACCTTCCGCCGCCAGGCCCGCTTTGGCTGCACGATGGTCAACCTGCCCACGGCGGGCACCGATTACCACGTGCCCTTCGGCGGTCGCGGCGAGTCAAGCTTTGGCCCGCGGGAACAGGGGCAGTACGCCCGCGAGTTCTACACGCGGGTCAAGACCAGCTATGTACGCCTCGGCGAGGGCTGA
- a CDS encoding 2Fe-2S iron-sulfur cluster-binding protein, with product MSEVTLTIDGQRVTVPAGTTIWDAAALAGIDIPVLCHDPRLEPVGVCRVCAVDVGERTLPAACVRKAEDGMDVRTQTDEIQAHRRVLTELLLADQPPVSRREATTGDDGLYALARKVEVGDIPWPDDSARAARGQDTSSPVIAVDHQACILCDRCVRACDEVQHNDVITRTGKGYSTRIAFDLDVPMGESSCVSCGECVAACPTGALTHQFPGATTTAGEERA from the coding sequence ATGAGCGAAGTCACCCTGACCATCGACGGACAGCGGGTCACTGTCCCCGCTGGCACGACGATCTGGGATGCCGCGGCCCTGGCCGGTATCGATATCCCGGTCCTCTGCCATGACCCTCGGCTCGAACCGGTGGGGGTGTGTCGCGTTTGCGCGGTGGATGTCGGCGAGCGAACACTCCCGGCCGCTTGCGTTCGAAAAGCCGAAGACGGCATGGACGTCCGCACGCAAACCGACGAGATTCAGGCGCACCGGCGCGTACTCACAGAATTGCTGCTGGCCGACCAACCCCCTGTCAGCCGTCGCGAGGCAACGACTGGTGACGATGGACTGTATGCCCTCGCCCGCAAGGTCGAGGTCGGTGACATCCCGTGGCCAGACGATAGCGCCCGCGCTGCCCGTGGCCAGGACACAAGCTCACCGGTGATTGCCGTTGACCACCAGGCCTGCATTCTCTGCGACCGCTGTGTTCGCGCCTGTGACGAGGTGCAGCACAACGATGTCATCACCCGCACCGGCAAGGGCTACAGCACCCGCATCGCCTTCGACCTCGACGTCCCCATGGGCGAGAGCAGCTGCGTCTCGTGTGGGGAGTGCGTAGCCGCCTGTCCCACCGGGGCCCTGACCCATCAGTTCCCGGGCGCAACGACAACCGCCGGGGAGGAGCGCGCATGA